From a single Callithrix jacchus isolate 240 chromosome 5, calJac240_pri, whole genome shotgun sequence genomic region:
- the LOC100402224 gene encoding ADP-ribosylation factor 2 isoform X1 yields the protein MVSGGAGVSGRGHLGHISGMKRKEKGESGQGGFHMETVEYESISFTVWDVGSHCKFRPLWRHCFQDTTDLIFVVDSNDREGIAEAREVLTDLLAEEELRNAVLLVFANKQDLPNTVNTGERTESSASIPSATELAHSGHLCHEWTWALQRLHWLSNQLQNQN from the exons ATGGTCTCCGGCGGCGCAGGGGTGTCAGGCCGCGGGCACCTGGGGCACATTAGTGGcatgaagaggaaagagaaaggagaaagtggTCAAGGAG GTTTCCACATGGAGACGGTTGAATATGAAAGCATCAGCTTCACAGTCTGGGACGTTGGCAGCCATTGCAAATTCAGACCTCTGTGGCGGCACTGTTTCCAGGACACAACAG ATCTGATTTTCGTGGTTGACAGTAATGACAGAGAGGGGATTGCTGAGGCTCGGGAAGTTCTAACTGACTTGTTAGCGGAAGAGGAGCTCAGAAATGCAGTTTTATTGGTATTTGCCAATAAACAG GATCTCCCTAATACTGTGAACacaggagagagaacagaaagctCGGCCTCCATTCCCTCTGCTACAGAACTGGCACATTCAGGCCACTTGTGCCACGAGTGGACATGGGCTTTGCAAAGGCTGCACTGGCTCTCCAACCAGCTCCAAAACCAGAACTGA
- the LOC100402224 gene encoding ADP-ribosylation factor 1-like 2 isoform X2, with translation MVSGGAGVSGRGHLGHISGMKRKEKGESGQGGFHMETVEYESISFTVWDVGSHCKFRPLWRHCFQDTTDLIFVVDSNDREGIAEAREVLTDLLAEEELRNAVLLVFANKQVEDYSLF, from the exons ATGGTCTCCGGCGGCGCAGGGGTGTCAGGCCGCGGGCACCTGGGGCACATTAGTGGcatgaagaggaaagagaaaggagaaagtggTCAAGGAG GTTTCCACATGGAGACGGTTGAATATGAAAGCATCAGCTTCACAGTCTGGGACGTTGGCAGCCATTGCAAATTCAGACCTCTGTGGCGGCACTGTTTCCAGGACACAACAG ATCTGATTTTCGTGGTTGACAGTAATGACAGAGAGGGGATTGCTGAGGCTCGGGAAGTTCTAACTGACTTGTTAGCGGAAGAGGAGCTCAGAAATGCAGTTTTATTGGTATTTGCCAATAAACAG